A region of Mycolicibacterium brumae DNA encodes the following proteins:
- a CDS encoding ATP-binding protein, with protein MNDQHLSVDDMPVFTKLRMTAFGEAVIDIANDPTYDQWSFSRKIRHALEQETAARAERRVLKLLKASRTPNPAACVEDIHYLDGRNINRDLIERLAACRWIDRTHNLVILGKSSVGKSYLAQALVNAACRRDYTARYFRLDDLANQLAVYQRHDAGRLTFLTGVHTCELLVLDDFLTTPITGETAAELLNILAAREGRGSTVVTSQFDPEDWYRSLHDAVIAESILNRIVSTAELVQLDGPNMRRHGHETATE; from the coding sequence ATGAATGACCAGCACCTCAGCGTCGATGACATGCCCGTGTTCACCAAACTGCGGATGACCGCCTTCGGCGAAGCCGTCATCGACATCGCCAACGACCCCACCTACGACCAGTGGAGCTTCTCCCGAAAGATCCGCCACGCCCTGGAGCAGGAGACCGCCGCTCGCGCCGAGCGGCGTGTGCTCAAGCTCCTCAAAGCCTCCCGGACACCGAATCCAGCGGCCTGCGTCGAAGACATCCACTACCTCGATGGCCGAAACATCAACCGGGACTTGATCGAGCGCCTCGCCGCATGCCGGTGGATCGACCGCACACACAACTTGGTCATCCTCGGCAAATCCAGCGTCGGCAAGTCGTATCTGGCCCAAGCCCTGGTCAACGCCGCCTGCCGCCGGGACTACACCGCCAGATACTTCCGGCTCGACGACCTGGCCAACCAGCTCGCGGTCTACCAACGCCACGACGCCGGGCGGCTGACGTTCCTCACCGGCGTGCACACCTGCGAACTGCTCGTCCTCGACGACTTCCTGACCACCCCGATCACCGGCGAAACCGCCGCCGAACTGCTCAACATCCTCGCCGCCCGAGAAGGCCGCGGATCCACCGTCGTCACCAGCCAATTCGACCCCGAAGACTGGTACCGATCCCTACACGACGCTGTCATCGCCGAGTCCATCCTCAACCGCATCGTCTCCACCGCCGAACTGGTCCAGCTCGACGGACCCAACATGCGCCGGCACGGCCACGAGACTGCGACCGAGTAG
- a CDS encoding IS3 family transposase, whose protein sequence is MSVARFVADQRTKYRVPHTITCALLGVSLAWFYKWIARADDPDGVHTERERRRAERDAAVKEAFGKARELHGSPRLVADLRDEGWAVSEKTVADSMRRQGLVARRIRRRRCLTVQDPSAPKFPDLVKRKFSADRPNQKWVGDITEIPTESGQKCYLATVIDLFGRRLLGSAMGLRPDAELACAAIKMAVAVRGGRAVIWREDPGQRVIFHSDRGSVYTSKLYAKTCRKLGIRQSMGRVGSCFDNAVAESFFSSLEWEVLSRNRFHDIVDARPVVMDWCHTFYNHQRRHSAADGLSPVDYEIREANTKPEAA, encoded by the coding sequence GTGAGCGTGGCACGCTTTGTCGCTGACCAGAGGACCAAATACCGTGTGCCGCATACGATCACGTGCGCTCTGCTGGGGGTGAGTCTGGCGTGGTTCTATAAGTGGATCGCCCGCGCGGATGACCCCGACGGTGTGCACACTGAGCGGGAGCGTCGCCGTGCTGAGCGTGACGCCGCGGTCAAGGAGGCGTTCGGCAAAGCCCGGGAATTGCACGGGTCACCGCGGTTGGTCGCAGACCTGCGTGATGAGGGGTGGGCGGTCTCGGAGAAGACGGTGGCCGATTCGATGCGCCGTCAGGGGTTGGTGGCGCGGCGGATCCGCCGGCGGCGGTGCCTGACGGTTCAGGATCCGTCGGCGCCGAAGTTCCCTGACCTGGTGAAACGGAAGTTCAGCGCCGATCGGCCGAATCAGAAATGGGTGGGCGATATCACCGAGATTCCGACGGAGTCGGGTCAGAAGTGCTACTTGGCCACCGTGATCGATTTGTTTGGCCGGCGGCTGCTGGGGTCGGCGATGGGCCTGCGTCCGGACGCCGAGTTGGCGTGCGCGGCGATCAAGATGGCCGTGGCGGTCCGCGGCGGCCGGGCGGTGATCTGGCGTGAAGATCCTGGTCAGCGGGTGATTTTCCACAGCGACCGGGGCAGCGTCTATACCTCCAAGTTGTACGCCAAGACGTGCCGGAAGCTGGGGATCCGGCAGTCGATGGGTCGGGTGGGATCATGTTTCGACAACGCGGTCGCGGAATCGTTCTTCTCATCGCTGGAGTGGGAAGTGCTGTCCCGCAACCGTTTTCATGATATTGTGGATGCGCGTCCAGTGGTCATGGATTGGTGTCACACTTTCTACAATCACCAACGCCGGCACAGTGCCGCAGACGGGTTATCGCCCGTCGACTACGAAATCAGGGAAGCCAACACCAAGCCGGAAGCGGCATAA
- a CDS encoding site-specific integrase yields MPDGRPDVDVLEFFRSAAFQSLAAGSQESYAPDIQLFLSFLSVQGIDWRAAAFEHLADYEFWRRRDQQNPDRVGAATFSRDLAAIKKFYDWHQWRGKVTVSPVALHKPNSTGESSSRLQPNAVRSVQLKWLTPRAYKRWRDVGLGGYHSDGRRDTTWRGRNDGRNLAFAEALWSSGLRLREAGTLVLGEIPNADSQVRYANARVGQAVAKGRGRDFWISAAALKHIDNYVISTRAAAVNRARAEGRYDALTDIKIVDTVDHHRRVHFTSRDGTKGTVPLDSLDSTDRLNFYVTTDRGLEPWMVWLSEAGLPLPYRTWEAIFSTANKRCQTLGVDIHCHPHMLRHSFALRMLVTLIYAHERKMGITSAERREYRHIFGDPWVLVQTLLGHVNVETTRECYLEPVSGLQVDLFLNDGGAEDASIADFITHIAAVAPGIVDTEEQ; encoded by the coding sequence ATGCCCGATGGCCGGCCGGACGTCGATGTCCTGGAGTTCTTCCGGTCGGCGGCGTTCCAATCGCTGGCGGCAGGCTCACAGGAGTCCTATGCCCCGGACATCCAGCTGTTTCTCTCCTTCCTCTCCGTCCAAGGCATCGATTGGAGAGCAGCCGCCTTCGAGCATCTCGCCGACTACGAGTTCTGGCGTCGACGCGACCAACAGAACCCGGATCGTGTTGGTGCAGCCACGTTTTCACGGGATCTGGCGGCGATCAAGAAGTTCTACGACTGGCACCAGTGGCGCGGCAAGGTGACTGTTTCTCCTGTCGCCCTGCACAAACCCAACTCGACTGGGGAATCTTCTTCGCGGCTGCAACCGAACGCTGTCCGCTCGGTCCAATTGAAGTGGCTGACGCCCCGAGCCTACAAGCGCTGGCGCGACGTCGGCCTCGGCGGCTACCACAGCGACGGACGACGGGATACGACCTGGAGAGGACGCAACGACGGCCGCAACCTGGCATTCGCCGAAGCGCTGTGGTCGAGCGGACTGCGACTGCGAGAAGCTGGAACGCTGGTGCTGGGCGAGATTCCCAACGCTGACAGCCAAGTGCGATACGCCAATGCCCGAGTCGGGCAAGCCGTCGCGAAAGGCCGCGGCCGTGACTTCTGGATCAGCGCCGCAGCACTGAAACACATTGACAACTACGTCATTTCAACCCGAGCGGCGGCCGTTAACCGGGCCCGGGCCGAAGGTCGTTACGATGCGCTGACCGACATCAAGATCGTCGACACGGTGGACCATCACCGCCGCGTCCACTTCACCAGCCGGGACGGAACCAAAGGGACCGTACCGCTGGACAGTCTCGACTCAACGGATCGACTCAACTTCTACGTCACCACTGATCGCGGGCTCGAACCCTGGATGGTGTGGCTGTCTGAAGCCGGTCTGCCGCTGCCGTACCGCACTTGGGAGGCGATCTTCTCTACGGCCAACAAGCGGTGTCAGACCCTTGGGGTAGACATCCATTGTCACCCGCATATGCTGCGTCACTCGTTCGCCTTGAGGATGTTGGTCACGTTGATCTACGCACACGAACGCAAGATGGGCATCACCTCTGCCGAACGGCGCGAATATCGCCATATCTTCGGTGACCCTTGGGTTTTGGTTCAAACGTTACTGGGCCACGTGAACGTGGAAACCACGCGCGAGTGCTATCTCGAACCGGTGTCTGGCTTGCAGGTAGACCTGTTCCTCAATGACGGCGGCGCGGAGGACGCATCGATCGCCGACTTCATCACGCACATCGCAGCGGTGGCTCCTGGAATCGTCGACACCGAGGAGCAGTGA
- a CDS encoding DUF6262 family protein: MRADNSSHLVAAAKQRHEQTRAKAIAALHDLDRAGAAISFQAVADRADVSRSWLYTQTDLKDEIRRIRARRPPAPGHPTKSPQPASDASLRQRLTLAHQRIRELDEDNHRLRSQIAHLHGQIRASRTTTSKTLSTTQQP, from the coding sequence ATGCGTGCTGACAACAGCTCTCACCTTGTCGCCGCGGCCAAGCAGCGCCATGAACAGACCCGAGCCAAAGCGATCGCCGCCCTACATGACCTCGACCGGGCCGGCGCCGCGATCAGTTTCCAGGCCGTGGCCGACCGCGCCGATGTCTCACGATCCTGGCTCTACACCCAAACCGACCTCAAAGACGAAATCCGCAGGATCCGTGCCCGACGCCCGCCCGCGCCCGGCCACCCCACGAAATCTCCCCAACCCGCCAGTGACGCATCGCTACGGCAACGGCTTACCCTCGCTCACCAACGGATCCGGGAACTCGATGAGGATAACCACCGACTCCGCAGTCAAATTGCCCATCTCCACGGCCAAATCCGCGCCAGCCGGACAACTACGTCGAAGACACTGTCCACGACGCAACAACCATGA
- a CDS encoding Eco57I restriction-modification methylase domain-containing protein: protein MRLTADKAVTWSEPSAPTGITTDKVYLGPDPHGLGGFQVAVASAETVPSRQTLRDLFTARKGRTQIQLVVAVVHDGKAHLFGPDPQAQPIELPVEQASRQLQSILLEPDVLAATDRFAGFRKSSDSTGVVGFTNSGLFATHHILSNVPNRADWEDLGKQALPLLGKRRKQLIDALGFQTKPGPNGTLLLSIDGHQPRAVAVLLDDSEQFDAKTQRFQLSPVAFGLAVASREEVPWLMVLRKDQIRLYPGRDGVGVGSKGQAETYFEVDLSTVDSENAALLPLIFSADALKAGGTADELLRDSARYASELGERLRERIYDEIVPPVAVEVATRLAANAEVQLDADGLATAYRITLRILFRLLFQAYAEDRGLLPSGRNEGFDANSLKTNARRLLESQTAEYGDASTIWLDLIQVWNAIDQGNPQWQIPAYNGGLFSTDPERSPEGALIKKIELPDSVLGPALKSLLIDVTDDDVLGAVDFRSLSVREFGTIYEGLLESSLSLAEQDLTLDENGAWVPATNGEVVAPAGSVYFHTASGERKATGSYFTPKVVVDHLIEQSIVPALTAHLQTIAEHLAKGDGATASREFFDFRVADLAMGSGHFLVAAVDKIEALMRTFLTEHTVPGVNEELLRLAGVAKEALGSDDVAKSEVDEVGLLRRQVARRCVYGLDINPMAVELARLALWIHTFVPGLPMSNLDHGLVHGNSLTGIATIDEALDALQPGRRPGELSLFDSILTDQLASAKTLLVDVANASEANKAEIEESARLLVEAHEAADTARRIFDAAVAARMGTLAPNTVMDEGALLQMLARPEVAEVEQDLLPAHLPFLFPEVFLRNSPGFDAIIGNPPWDKVRWEATPFWAKVSPGLMALPDTQRDARIEELRKERPVEAAREAAEIVERQRLQEYFKKVFTLRGGTHLELAQLMLERALTSVRSTGRIGLVLPRQFLVLAGWKRLREKLFAHHRVSLVQARNAGGWIFEGVDARYAVVLLAAGPQSDEPIEVMVVTSSAELRAIAPESMIKFTHDELSSLSENLVVPWFNDPGDRLVFDKMRDYPRLSSEDSWVIGTHDARWDFTRTGRDHGLVVSTESPGAWRVMMTRHLDPFSIRSVAAKQFVDDFRALAAKSKGVTIDEQGIASYEPEHPVVLLRYPSRSDDTRTLIASALPDKGFLYNAGYVHAIGHKAGTSENVLLALLGVLNTNTEDWWARRFVDRHVTSKVVNNLPLPALGEADITTLAERTAVLLRNSGYTCLASGIDVAGIADNSPFSGDSYDRLRAGSEAVVAHGFGLQPDDFEIVRRDFSDDGFPASIFDLACEMLATGYEAASL, encoded by the coding sequence GTGCGATTGACTGCCGACAAGGCCGTGACCTGGAGTGAACCATCGGCGCCCACCGGGATCACGACCGACAAGGTGTATCTGGGCCCGGATCCCCATGGACTTGGTGGTTTCCAGGTGGCAGTCGCGAGCGCAGAGACCGTCCCCTCTCGTCAGACGCTGCGCGACCTCTTCACGGCACGCAAAGGCAGGACCCAGATACAACTCGTGGTGGCGGTGGTGCATGACGGCAAAGCCCACCTCTTCGGCCCCGATCCCCAAGCGCAACCGATCGAACTCCCCGTCGAACAGGCATCGCGCCAGCTGCAGTCGATCCTTTTAGAGCCCGACGTCCTGGCTGCCACCGACCGATTCGCGGGTTTCCGCAAATCCAGCGATTCCACCGGCGTCGTGGGATTCACCAACAGCGGCCTATTCGCGACTCACCACATCCTGAGCAACGTCCCGAATCGAGCCGATTGGGAGGACCTCGGCAAGCAGGCCCTGCCGCTGCTCGGCAAGCGCCGGAAACAGCTGATCGACGCACTTGGATTCCAGACCAAACCAGGCCCGAATGGGACGTTACTGCTTTCGATCGACGGGCACCAACCTCGCGCTGTCGCCGTCCTGCTCGACGACTCCGAGCAGTTCGACGCAAAAACTCAGCGGTTCCAGCTGTCTCCCGTCGCATTCGGCCTCGCCGTGGCTTCTCGGGAGGAAGTCCCATGGCTGATGGTCCTGCGAAAGGACCAAATACGGCTGTATCCGGGACGCGATGGTGTCGGCGTCGGATCGAAGGGCCAGGCCGAGACCTACTTCGAGGTCGACCTTTCCACGGTCGACTCCGAAAATGCTGCTCTGCTGCCGCTAATCTTTTCCGCGGACGCGTTGAAAGCCGGTGGTACCGCCGATGAGCTGCTGCGCGACAGTGCGCGCTACGCCAGCGAACTTGGGGAGCGTCTTCGTGAGCGCATCTACGACGAGATTGTCCCCCCGGTCGCGGTTGAGGTAGCGACGCGCCTTGCGGCGAACGCAGAGGTGCAACTCGACGCCGATGGTCTCGCCACCGCTTACCGCATCACGCTTCGCATTCTCTTTCGCCTGCTATTTCAGGCATACGCAGAGGACCGTGGGCTGTTGCCGTCGGGCCGCAACGAAGGATTCGACGCCAACAGCCTTAAGACCAATGCTCGGCGCCTTCTGGAATCACAAACCGCCGAGTACGGGGACGCGTCGACGATCTGGCTGGATCTGATCCAAGTGTGGAATGCGATCGATCAAGGCAATCCGCAGTGGCAAATACCCGCGTACAACGGCGGCCTCTTCTCTACCGATCCGGAGCGCTCGCCTGAAGGCGCGTTGATCAAGAAGATCGAACTTCCCGACAGCGTGTTAGGCCCAGCGCTCAAGAGCTTGTTGATCGATGTCACCGACGACGATGTGCTCGGCGCAGTGGATTTCCGATCCCTCAGCGTTCGCGAGTTCGGGACGATTTACGAGGGCCTCCTGGAGAGTTCACTCTCGCTGGCTGAGCAAGACCTCACCCTCGACGAGAACGGCGCCTGGGTGCCGGCCACAAACGGTGAAGTGGTCGCGCCAGCCGGTTCGGTGTACTTCCACACCGCGTCAGGGGAAAGAAAAGCAACGGGCTCCTACTTCACCCCGAAGGTCGTCGTCGACCACCTGATCGAGCAGTCGATCGTTCCCGCTCTCACGGCTCACCTGCAGACGATTGCGGAGCACCTTGCGAAGGGTGATGGAGCGACCGCATCACGAGAGTTCTTCGACTTCCGGGTGGCGGATCTCGCGATGGGATCGGGCCATTTCCTTGTGGCGGCCGTGGACAAGATCGAAGCTCTGATGCGCACCTTCCTCACTGAGCACACGGTTCCAGGAGTCAATGAGGAGTTGTTGCGTCTGGCGGGGGTCGCGAAGGAGGCACTCGGTTCCGACGACGTCGCCAAGAGCGAGGTCGACGAAGTAGGCCTGCTGCGCCGCCAAGTTGCCCGACGTTGCGTCTACGGTCTCGACATCAACCCGATGGCGGTCGAACTCGCTCGCCTCGCCCTGTGGATCCACACCTTTGTCCCGGGTTTGCCCATGAGCAACCTCGACCACGGCCTCGTCCATGGCAATAGTTTGACCGGCATAGCAACAATCGACGAAGCATTGGATGCACTTCAACCCGGCCGCCGCCCCGGAGAACTCAGCCTTTTTGATTCGATACTCACCGACCAATTGGCCTCCGCCAAAACCCTTCTCGTCGATGTCGCGAACGCCAGCGAAGCCAACAAAGCCGAGATAGAAGAGAGCGCCCGCCTACTTGTTGAAGCGCACGAGGCCGCTGATACCGCCAGGCGAATCTTCGATGCCGCTGTGGCTGCTCGAATGGGGACACTGGCACCGAACACAGTCATGGACGAAGGGGCATTGCTCCAGATGCTCGCTCGACCCGAGGTGGCAGAGGTCGAGCAAGATTTGCTGCCAGCACATCTACCCTTTCTGTTCCCCGAGGTCTTCCTCCGCAACTCACCAGGTTTTGACGCAATCATCGGAAATCCACCTTGGGACAAAGTCCGATGGGAGGCCACGCCCTTCTGGGCAAAAGTCAGTCCAGGCCTGATGGCCCTGCCTGACACCCAGCGTGACGCGCGCATCGAAGAGCTACGCAAGGAGCGTCCGGTAGAAGCTGCCCGGGAGGCAGCCGAGATAGTCGAACGCCAGCGTCTGCAGGAATACTTCAAAAAGGTCTTCACATTGCGGGGAGGCACTCATCTAGAACTCGCACAACTGATGCTGGAGCGGGCGCTCACATCGGTGCGTTCCACCGGCCGCATAGGCCTAGTGCTACCCCGGCAGTTTCTGGTCCTGGCCGGGTGGAAACGCCTGCGAGAGAAACTCTTTGCGCACCACCGTGTCAGTCTTGTCCAAGCGCGAAATGCCGGCGGATGGATCTTCGAAGGCGTTGACGCACGCTACGCGGTGGTGCTCCTCGCTGCGGGCCCCCAGTCCGACGAGCCCATCGAAGTAATGGTAGTGACATCCTCCGCTGAGCTTCGTGCAATCGCGCCAGAGTCGATGATCAAATTCACACACGACGAGCTATCAAGCCTCTCCGAGAATTTGGTGGTCCCTTGGTTCAACGATCCTGGTGACCGACTGGTATTCGACAAGATGCGTGACTACCCGCGGCTTTCGTCGGAGGACTCATGGGTCATCGGGACCCATGATGCGCGATGGGATTTCACTCGGACCGGCCGCGATCACGGGCTGGTCGTATCAACCGAGTCCCCAGGCGCATGGCGAGTGATGATGACGCGTCACTTGGACCCGTTCTCGATCCGTAGCGTTGCAGCGAAACAGTTTGTGGACGACTTTCGCGCCCTCGCTGCGAAATCAAAAGGGGTAACGATCGATGAGCAGGGCATAGCCTCGTACGAGCCCGAGCACCCTGTAGTTCTCCTTCGATATCCGAGTCGCAGCGACGACACCCGGACTTTGATCGCATCGGCTTTGCCGGACAAAGGATTTCTTTACAACGCCGGATATGTACACGCTATCGGCCACAAAGCGGGAACCTCGGAAAACGTACTGCTTGCGCTGCTCGGTGTGCTCAACACCAACACCGAAGACTGGTGGGCACGCCGGTTCGTCGACCGGCAC
- the istA gene encoding IS21 family transposase, translating to MTDYRYVMGLLVQGLAYRQIEAMAGCSHRAIARARRVLDEEQLSTAEQVAALTAEDLDRLFADGRKNVASEFVPVDIDKVVAARLGRKKPPLKVLWSQYLRSDAAPGARFYGYERYCQIVTEHVRVNDLSVPIAHVPGHTMQVDWAGTPMKVTDPITRAVTPVSVFVATLPFSGMVFAYGYFDEKQPAWCDGHRRAFEYFGGVAQVIVPDNASTASNQISRIDRARDVNASYQDFLAHYGAAAVPTRSNRPRDKGNAEAGVKVITNWVIHFLADRVFACLDDLNAAVAAQVEQINDRTPFRGEARARRGWFDDHERGELIGLPEQRWEPVCWRKAKVHRDWHIQLDTIKYSVPYRFAGRGVDVRIIGTTIEVLADGQIIAAHQQGRHRNGYVTDPEHAPPHYESVTGLWTRGYFLRQAGKVGPATVAALTRLLDGKAIEAQGYRSCMNILDLGKRASANRMLLEAACRELIAEDAHRPITYTAVKHRISALRADGNQRPTTIGGDGDAANPITPASRPAAAGVAGRDTSRAHLAGAEAFSLDALTTGDRRTDDGGDDAGAGVQR from the coding sequence ATGACGGATTACCGGTATGTGATGGGCCTGCTGGTGCAGGGACTGGCCTATAGGCAGATCGAAGCGATGGCGGGGTGCTCGCACCGGGCGATCGCCCGGGCCCGCCGTGTGCTCGATGAGGAGCAGTTGAGCACCGCCGAGCAGGTCGCGGCGCTGACCGCTGAGGATCTGGATCGGCTGTTCGCCGATGGCCGCAAGAACGTGGCCAGTGAGTTCGTGCCGGTCGATATCGACAAGGTCGTCGCGGCGCGGCTGGGTCGCAAGAAGCCGCCGTTGAAGGTGCTGTGGAGCCAGTACCTGCGATCCGATGCGGCCCCGGGCGCCCGGTTCTACGGGTATGAGCGCTACTGCCAGATCGTCACCGAGCACGTCCGGGTCAACGATCTGAGTGTGCCGATCGCCCACGTGCCGGGGCATACGATGCAGGTCGATTGGGCGGGCACGCCGATGAAGGTGACCGATCCGATCACCCGGGCGGTGACACCGGTGTCGGTGTTCGTGGCGACGTTGCCGTTCTCGGGGATGGTGTTCGCCTACGGCTACTTCGATGAGAAACAGCCCGCGTGGTGCGATGGGCATCGGCGGGCGTTCGAGTATTTCGGCGGGGTCGCCCAGGTGATCGTCCCGGACAACGCTTCGACGGCGTCAAACCAGATCAGCCGCATCGACCGGGCCCGCGACGTCAACGCCTCGTATCAGGATTTCCTGGCCCACTATGGGGCCGCGGCGGTGCCGACACGCTCAAATCGCCCGCGGGACAAAGGGAACGCCGAAGCGGGGGTGAAGGTCATCACCAACTGGGTGATCCACTTCCTGGCCGATCGGGTGTTCGCCTGCCTTGATGACCTCAACGCGGCGGTCGCCGCCCAAGTCGAGCAGATCAACGACCGGACCCCGTTTCGCGGGGAGGCGCGGGCGCGGCGTGGCTGGTTCGACGACCATGAGCGCGGCGAGCTCATCGGGTTGCCCGAGCAGCGGTGGGAACCGGTGTGCTGGCGCAAGGCGAAGGTGCACCGGGATTGGCATATCCAGCTCGACACCATCAAGTACTCGGTGCCCTACCGGTTCGCCGGGCGCGGGGTGGACGTGCGGATTATCGGCACGACGATCGAGGTGCTCGCCGATGGGCAGATCATCGCCGCCCACCAGCAGGGCCGGCACCGCAACGGCTATGTCACCGACCCTGAGCACGCGCCCCCGCACTATGAGTCGGTGACCGGATTGTGGACCCGCGGTTACTTCCTGCGCCAGGCCGGCAAGGTCGGCCCGGCCACGGTGGCCGCGCTCACCCGGCTGCTCGATGGCAAGGCGATCGAGGCCCAGGGCTACCGGTCCTGCATGAACATCCTGGACCTGGGCAAACGCGCCAGCGCCAACCGGATGCTGCTGGAGGCTGCCTGCCGCGAGCTCATCGCCGAGGACGCGCACCGGCCGATCACCTACACCGCGGTCAAACACCGCATCAGCGCGCTGCGCGCCGACGGCAACCAACGACCCACCACCATCGGCGGGGACGGCGATGCCGCCAACCCGATCACGCCAGCATCCAGACCCGCAGCGGCCGGGGTGGCCGGCCGTGACACCAGCCGCGCGCACCTGGCCGGCGCCGAAGCGTTCAGCCTCGACGCGCTCACCACCGGTGACCGGCGCACCGATGACGGTGGCGATGACGCCGGGGCGGGAGTCCAGCGATGA